From Kineosporia corallincola, one genomic window encodes:
- a CDS encoding GntR family transcriptional regulator: MVATAPLRERVYQWLRDDILSGRLSPREQISEAKLARRYLVSRTPVREAAARLLSEGLLERTDDGFAVTVLSSDETNDLHELRLTLELRGILRHLDGARPAFDAALVEEELGHWRGLREAPPPPGPSFVLQDERFHENLLLASGNPQLTAALVPVNQRLRAVRMDDFLDRAHIAAVIDEHIEILELLRVPDLRGALTALRRHIRG; encoded by the coding sequence ATGGTGGCCACCGCTCCTCTGCGTGAGCGGGTGTACCAGTGGCTGCGCGACGACATCCTGAGCGGCCGGCTGTCGCCGCGCGAGCAGATCAGCGAGGCGAAACTCGCCCGCCGGTACCTGGTCTCCCGCACGCCGGTGCGCGAGGCCGCGGCCCGCCTGCTGTCCGAGGGGCTGCTCGAGCGCACCGACGACGGCTTCGCGGTGACGGTGCTGTCGTCGGACGAGACCAACGACCTGCACGAACTGCGGCTCACCCTGGAACTGCGCGGCATCCTGCGCCACCTCGACGGCGCCCGGCCCGCGTTCGACGCCGCGCTGGTGGAGGAGGAGCTGGGGCACTGGCGGGGGCTGCGTGAGGCTCCCCCACCGCCCGGCCCGTCATTCGTGCTCCAGGACGAGCGGTTTCACGAGAACCTGCTGCTGGCCTCCGGAAACCCGCAGCTGACGGCCGCACTGGTGCCGGTCAACCAGCGGTTGCGGGCGGTGCGCATGGACGACTTCCTCGACCGGGCACACATCGCGGCCGTCATCGACGAGCACATCGAGATCCTTGAGCTGCTGCGGGTCCCCGACCTGCGCGGAGCCCTGACCGCACTGCGGCGGCACATCCGCGGCTGA
- a CDS encoding GOLPH3/VPS74 family protein, translating to MTGQMLLVEDLMLLILDDRKGTAAGYNAVQYMLGGGLLVELAMLERVTQEGEKTLLSRPYIVATGEGPLPDPLLQQAWDTIAEKPRGAQSMLARIGKGLHKTVAARLVDRGLVREEKRQWLGVFPQTTHPAADPAREAAVRREIRAVLADGAQPDPRTAALIALLSAGGVLKASLRDMDPPLRWSGDIRRRGKEIQDGDWGAQAVSDAVKAAAAAIAASTAAVSAAAAVSG from the coding sequence ATGACCGGGCAGATGCTGCTGGTGGAAGACCTGATGCTGCTCATCCTCGACGACCGGAAGGGGACGGCCGCCGGTTACAACGCCGTGCAGTACATGCTGGGCGGCGGTCTGCTGGTGGAACTGGCCATGCTCGAGCGGGTGACGCAGGAGGGCGAGAAGACGCTGCTGAGCCGGCCGTACATCGTGGCGACGGGGGAGGGGCCGTTGCCCGACCCGCTGCTCCAGCAGGCCTGGGACACGATCGCCGAGAAGCCGCGTGGTGCGCAGTCGATGCTGGCCCGCATCGGCAAGGGGCTGCACAAGACGGTGGCCGCCCGGCTGGTCGACCGTGGCCTGGTGCGGGAGGAGAAGCGGCAGTGGCTCGGGGTGTTCCCGCAGACCACGCACCCGGCCGCCGACCCGGCGCGGGAAGCCGCGGTGCGGCGGGAGATCCGGGCGGTGCTGGCCGACGGCGCGCAGCCGGACCCGCGCACGGCGGCACTGATCGCCCTGCTGTCGGCCGGTGGGGTGCTGAAGGCGTCGCTGCGTGACATGGATCCGCCGCTGAGGTGGTCGGGCGACATCCGCCGCCGGGGCAAGGAGATCCAGGACGGCGACTGGGGAGCCCAGGCGGTCAGCGACGCGGTCAAGGCCGCCGCCGCGGCGATCGCCGCCTCCACCGCCGCGGTCTCGGCCGCCGCCGCGGTGTCCGGCTGA